The DNA window aggggccactgccgagaaggcccggtttcttgttttttccttccgggcctccctcggcgtcaggcccctcagccgtccctgctggctgtgttgggtgattcgggtagatctgggtggtcttgttcatctgaggttgtatttacctaattttcagacctgctaacgAGATGATTTTTATCatatcctgatacataaaaccataaaatCAAAAGAGAGtttactttcttttcacattactGTAATTGGTGGATCAGAACATAGCCATCCCTCAAGATCAGTTATTTCTCTAGCTCTCACAATGCAATTTTGGTAATTTAAACATATCACAATGAACATGTAAGTTCTTATTGTGAGgcaaaacaaaatctaaatacATACTGCAAAAAAATACACACGCAAATTTAGATGTGGACTGAAATATGGATGAAACTATGGAAGTGACATAGAAAATAAGGCAAATTCACCATTTGCTAATCAAAACTACTATTTCTAATGAAGGATTTGTTCTACACAAAAACAgaacttgttttttattttaacacacaTATACAACTCAGGAGTTCTTTTAACAGACAActctaacatttaaaaatacggtatataaaaaTGGCTTCTTTACAAATCACTCTCAGTTCGTATTGCAGTGTTGTGGGGGGGGAACAGCAGGAGGAAAGAACAATCTCTTCAGCATTCATCACAAATGAAAATTcaatcttgattttaaaaacattttacattAACAGAAAtagtaaatcaagaaagagaattaaaatgaaacataGATATAACAATCCATTATTGGAACTCTGTCCTCTCAAAATATGGGAGTCTTCAGAAGAAGTATGGTTATGGTAACATAATATAGACATAAGATTAACAGTGATCTTGCTATCAGTACAGATATTTCTAACAAGGCTAACAGTGATGACATGGACACAACCTGAAGGTATCTTCAACTGTGATTTCAACACAACAGAACAGATTATCTATAACAATATATTATTCTGTGAAATGTGAAATGCATAGGCATAACATTCATAGGCTGCTCATGTGCTCCACTCCACCAAAGTCCTTTAAATATTCACACCTGGAGTACACTGGACTGATATTTAACTTGGGACATTTTAGTAGTAAAGAATGAAGGGGAGTGAAAATAACTCTGAATTGTAAATTGGGAACAAGGCCAAAGTAGAGAGTCTAACAACTAAACAGGCTGCTGTGGTGTCAGGTCATTCACAGCTTGTGAATAAATTCAACATGGTTGTAAATTCATAAAGGAAACCTGAAACAATTTAGCATCCCTGAGACACAATCATCATGGGAGGACGTCAATGTCATTATTTTTGGAACCTGAACAAACTTGGCTAAGAAGAAAGTCTCCTCTTAGAGCACCTGCAAATACTTGGATAGATTTTAGGAAATGCTAAGGCGGTATTGTGGCAAAAAAGACTAAAAGCAATGTGTAAGGAATGTAGAAGAGTCATGTGAATATCCTGGGTGGGATGAATAATTGTTTAGTTTAGTGAATGCTAAGAAAATAGCCAGAGTAATAATCTGCAGAGATTAAGGAAGTAATGATAAATGCAGGCAATCCATATCTATCCAACTTCACCTTACCTTTAAATTATTGTTGATTGCCTCTCGTTAACCTACTTGTGATGGTGAAAAAGATGAACATGTTCCCTATTATACTGTCACTGAGTCTTTTAAAATCTCCTAAattgtatcttaaatagaaacaTTTTATGCTATAGCTAAAAACATGTTTTGAATGATTTTGAAACATCATGAGGTAGAGCTCTCATGTGTAAGACACACTGTCCATCCCCAGCTCCCATCTGATAACAAAGGAGCAAACACCACCATATCCTATGGTATCACCTGTCTATAAAGTCGGTAGATGCAAATGAGAGTGCCAAATAATATTCAAAGATTGCTACTGAAACATCAAAGTATAAAATTATTTACAAAAACAGTAGAATGCAATCACATTTTGCCCCAGAagttctcttttctcctctggGCTCGTTCTAGAACTTGGGATGCAAGGGAACTCGATGCTGCAGAACGAGCAGACAGCTGGGATAATTGGTCGTCCTCATCTGTAAATGTAACAGGAACAACTCTATGAGCtgttaaaatgaaacaaagccaAAATATGCTTCCAGATTTCCTAAATAACAATGTCACATTGTTTGAAATCCAGTCGGAAGTCGCAAatacagtaggcccattaaatcagtggggatttggtgagttcacAAGtatgtaggttccattgatttagtgggctaGTCTAGCTGcactgtggctgaaattcagtagtaacaGTCAGAATAATATATCCACAAACTTGTATGTCAGACACTGAAAATTTAATTAGGACAGTAGATAGATGCTGAAACCAGGATTTAAAGACCATTTTCAATGGACTGTTACATACAAGGTATATCTGTACAATGGCTTCCtggaaatacagtacttaatCCAACTTTGTTTTTTAAGAACAATCAGTATTGAAACTAAAACTATTTCATTTTACTTGTAAAGAACACAACCAAGCATTTCTGTCCCCAAAGAATGTTCTTCATCACAAATATAAAAGCACTGTAAGGccttttttatttataattataacGGAGAGTTAATACACACACAGCTATTCAGCTGAACACATCTAGCTCACATGCAGTACAAAACTGCAAAGGAGATAAAATGTAACCACAACATACAGGGAACAGACTTGTAGCCTGTTGATTCCAGCTAACAGTATGAGCCCAGAAGTATGTCTCAACATTTTCTGGAACGCTGCTCAGGGTTACGCATATTGTTTCTAGTGAGCTCTCTGAGTGTTCTGCTCAGCAAACTATATGCCCTGGTTACAATGTGATTGATCGGCTGCATATACTGAAAAACAAGTAATCCTACATTTATCTATACACCGTATATATGCATATTGTGCAGTTCCactttaattcatttttatcaAAATTCAGTGTTTCTACAGTATAGTTCTTCGTCATACATTACAAGAGCTTGCTACATTTGGTTAAGTGCAAACAAGAACATTGTAGCAAAATCTCAagacaaaatacagtacttgaaaggaaAACGATATGGCTACAGAGACTACAGAGCAGTGTTGAAAACCTGGTGatttaaaatgatttaagcaTTTATAGTTGCTTTACTGAGCAATCTCACCCACTTCCTAGCTTCAGCAGTTGCTGGGGGATTATAACTTATTTTGTGTATCTTCTACGCACCAGTGAGGTATACATAAAGACTGTCAAACTTCCCTTTCTCTGTGAGTGTCATGGTACACTGTGTGCCTCAGTATTCATATTTAATAAcaatattaccctgtttccctgaaaacaaggcctaccctgaaaataagccctagtatgatttttcaggatgctcgtaatataagccctaccccaaaaataagccccagttaagtgttagtgtgtgcaagcattataggtgaaaacaaaataaaaataaatggtaaaAAATGTGGTGGctccttaaaaactaacttttatatatatattttgaatgtgagcttttgtggacatgtccataAGACGTAAGACAGGGATGGACCTTTATCGCTTTAACAATcaaccaaaacaacaaaaaaggctcTTTTGTGTGTATGGGTGTTCTTTCGTTGATTACTAAAAGACAGCCTCTAAAACACAAATAATTCCATATTAGCAAAAGAGagttaaacaaatattttgtacttcttcatgtttccctctttcatGTAGCCTTTCAACCTTCATCTGTCAAACCCAAATGATTATATTGAAcactgagaaaggaaaaaagaaataccttCATCATGGTAGTTTCTCTCCTGAAGTGGTAACTGCAGCCAGCTCCTACTGGGACTTACAACATTGCCTAAAAGAAACAGCATGAATTCTTGCATTTCACCAGTCCAAAAATGGTTATTTTCTAGCAGGAAAGCAATTTAGCATTTTACTTAGACATATTAGCTCAAAATTAAATGGAACatatttgcatttaattttgaTCCTAACACTGGATTCCTTCATGAGTgaatctccttctcttctctcaataTTAATACTGTAGAAGATTACATTTATTGTAAAATATTCTCAGGATGGATTATTTAAAAGGGAAGCTGCCACCTCCAGATCAAGGATCTGTCACTGACTCAATCCCAGATCTAACTGCAAACTTCTGCAAGACTAAGCAAGCGgtttctgtgcccccccccccaattatggGCTAATAAGAGGTGCTTTTCACAGCAGAGATCCAACATAATTAATGTATTAATTGGTACTATCATCAGAAGGGAGAAGAGTTTAATATTCCTTCAAATAAAATGGCCAGCAGTATCTTATTGATGTTGATGTAAGACTTGCATAACTTGTcatagctaattgcagctaaatgACAAGGAGTTGGTGACATCCCTGTGTGCAACCAAGGAGTACCCTGGCATTTTGTCAACCAGCTGCAATTAGTTATgccaagttatgcaaaccttaccaataggattctggccactgtgccCTTATCGAAGAAGAAAGAGCAAAGGTTATATAGAGCACAGAGCAAACTAACCATTATGCTGAAACTCGGGGTCCTTCAGACTTCCTTTAATGCGGCATGATGGACTCCAATAAGATACTGCAGGGTTTTTAGCTGACTTATACCCAGGGACGACAGGTGCTTGTTCTGAAGGGATTTTTATATCAGAAGCACGTGGGCTTGTCTGCTGCTCTTTCCTCAGAGGCAAATGGTCCAAAGTTTTCAGCTCAGCAGTGGGCAAAGGATCTAGTGATACAGCATCGCCTTCATCCtggaaagtaaaaagaaaaagggaaatgccATGATATAATGAATTTTCCTATGTGCAGCATTACCCTGAACAATGCTGTGCCAGCACTATTCACAGTATAGTATCTTCTTCCTTGGAAATGTTCCACAGGCCCTTTTCAAACTAGCAGATAAGATAATTACAAATGAAAGTCAGATTACGATTATCATTTTCATATATGACTACATCAACATAGCTTTGTCAGTTTATATAAGTGAACATGGCTACTTTAtgtctttgtttttcccccctaatttGGGATTTTCTCACAAAATAGGAAGTGGAGGCTTTTCCCTCTATCCAGTTTAAGCGAAGTAGTGGCACCTGGTCTCTTACAGAGAAACTTCTGAAATCCTGCAATAACTTGCATATTATAGAGTATATGGCACAACTACATTGCTCTGGAGCACAATTTTCCAGGGGGTAGTAGCCATGtttatctgttgcagcaaaaaacaaTGAAACTTGTTGCACATTAAAGACTTACAAATTTCATTTAAGATTCATGAACTGCAGCCCtcttcatcagatgcatctgaTGCAGTGGATTGTGGCTGATGAAGGTATAATCCCAATAAAATCTGTTTATCTTTAAAATGCTGTATCTTTTTTACTTTTGGAGCATAAATCTGTGGTAAGCCCTCTCTTGTATTCCTTTCACCTCATCCTCTTCAAATAATGCATACTGAAGTTCCATAATAACAACAGAGCAATTTATAACAAAATGTGCTCTACTTCATTCCCCCTTTATACCCTGGATTTTTAACTCAATATTCCATGGTCAGTGAGCATGCTCAGTCATCACCAGGTATATTTTCCTACATTCTCCCTttgatttctctttccctttccccaaaGTTTTACTATACTTCCGTCAATTTTTACAGAGTGGCATACATCTGGTGGAAATATGGGACTTCTCATAAACACACTATTTTCTTACAAGTTCTCTGTTTGGTGTCTTAACTCTGATGCACAAACAGAAATATAAAACGGGAGTTATGCAGAGCTACTTCTGTGTCTGTCTGGtaaaatgtaatttctttaaTCTCATCAGAAAATAACACTAAAAGAACAACACATAATAAACAGTTggcatattaaaaaaagaagtatctCAAGATCTTTACGCCCATTTCCTTAGACCTGTTATGTCTTACCCTGTTAGATTTTCTTTTCAAATCTTCCTTTGAAATTTGATTATTTGCCATGGCGTGCTTCCCTGGAGAGTCTTTTCTCATTTGCAGTGAGGATAAAGACTTCGTTTTTGGAGGAGATACTAAAACAGCGCCTCCTAAATAAGTAATACAGATGTGTTACTCGTAACTTTCCAGGATGtaaattattcttattcttttcatttttgagattattttcCTAAGCATCTAGGAAATTATTTTTACCAGTAGCTGGTGTTGTTAGGTCATGATGTGTTCTTTGGGCTCCACCAAGTGCTCTTAACTGTGGAGTAGGAAGCCTGCCAACTTCTCTGGAGGATACTGAAGCAGAATTTGACACATTTCCATTGACATGGTTCACATTTTCCCTAAAACGAATGGAACAGAATACGAATACTTGCATAGCAAAAATAACAATTTTCAGTTACTATCTAAGCAGCTTTCACATTAGAACATTATATTTTAGCTGCTTCAGAAAGAAGataaaaggcagaataaaaatcacAATAGATCTTTCTAAATATTTTCCAGTTACATCTTGAATTTTATGAAGTTTTGGTCTACAATTATTCCAAGGGGACTATTTTGGAATTTTGCACTTTTAATCTCATAAATACCCTTATTCTAAAAGACAAAACTGCCTTAATTGTTCAAACTAAATTATTAGCAGACAACTTGCAGAAATTATTCACTGCTTCCACTAAGATCATAATCACTTCTTCACGTTCACTATAGAATATTTGTAGAGGACACTCCGGCCTCTAATAATAATTAGTTATCCACTGACcttttttaattactttaatgAAAATAAGCAGGTATCAGAAGAAGAATCTAGTTTATAATATGTTGTGACTCAGACAAATCTTACAAATCATATCATCTGAAAATATTGCTTTTACTCTAACAACTGGATTAATGAAATTGTGAAATCAGTCTCCCAACTTCTAAATATGGGACAGACACATGTAGAAATGAGTACTGGAGTTAATATATACTGgaatggagggagagaaaagaccagcaagggaaaaaaattgttAGGTCAGGAAAAGAAGATAGCTAGagcatttgggagggggggaggactgAAGCTAATGGTTTTCTGACTAGGGCAAAGTCATATACAGTATTCCTTTGTATTAAATATGCTCTGAAGAGTTTTTCCAGACATGTCTCAAAACCATATCTTATTTCCACAGTTCAAAAATGTGTATCTTCAGTCATTTTCCAGACACTTCCCTATGTCCAATTAAAGACCacaagaaattaaaattaaaatagggATCTTCAGCATGGTCTACAGTGCAACTTCCTCTTATCAAAATATCAGCACATAAATTAAATTGGTCTCAGCAAAGGTATGCAAGGAGAGGGCTACTCATTCTTCCCTGATATGTTTAAGCCTTTCCTCAGGATTAGCACTACCTAGGCTACAACTCTCATAATTCCCAACTATTGTccaggctggctggggctggTAAAAGCTATTCAAAATACCGAGAGGACATCAGTCTTTCCTAAACTATATGATCTAAGTCTTGTCCAAACGCTCTCCTCCCCCATCACTCCTCATGCTCTGTTTGATGAGTACCTTCCTAGTTTTCAGCACCTCACTCTTCATTATTACATCCAAACTGGAAAACTTCAGTTTACGTAAGCTTTACAAATCAGGATTGGAAATTAGAGCCAACTGGCAGTTTCTGAATGAATAGCTCTGTCTGGAAATGTTCCTGTGGCCAATTAGTAACAAATTCTAGATCAAAGTATGCAACATAGTCAATTCTAACCTCTCTTATGTCAGTTAATCAGTTTTCCCCACTACGTAAGCAAACTAGCATTGCCCTACTTAACAGATATTTTACATAACTATCATAATTGGATGGCAGCAtagatttgaaaagaaaaagaattttaaatatttgcctGTGCTTGTCATCTTTAGTGATATCTTTATTACTCTCTTCCAATTCTtgagcttcttctttttcttgctttttttcattttcttcttcttcttcttcccgtAATGCCCCTGACTGATTTTCCAATTTCTCATCATTGCCCGATTCACCCCAAACAAGACGACGTTTGGCTGGAACAGTGGCAGCATCTGACATGCCCAATTTCTCAGTGCTGCTCTGCTGCAGCTCCTTTGACAATTCTGATTGCAGCAAGAATTTAGGATCCTGAGAGAGCTCTTTATCAGGCACCCTATATAAAGATGAAACAAGCAGTCAGTTAAACTCAGGATTTTCCTTTATCAGCATAACCAGAAGCATACTGATTCAACACTGACTTATGGCTAACAGCATCTATGTGAAATCAAATTTGACAGATTTATACTTCAAAAACATCTATTCATAATTCTGCTTGTAATCAATTTGTTATATCTGTAAAACTGCAGTCTTTATCTAGTTGCCAAACAAACAACTATGCAACCAAAGGAACTCTGGGCTTGGAAAAACACAATTAGCAGGTCTAAAAACAACAGCATTCCTTAGAATTACAGGTTTTGtgtatatactgtgtttccccaaaaataagacagggtctcatattaatttttgttccaaaaaacgcattagggcttattttcaggggatgttttatttttttcatgtataacaatctacaagtattcaaatacagtcatgtcaccttcttttggttgctgcacaatggcggaaggcggggtttcatttatctggggcttattttggggtagggcttatattacgagcatcctgaaaaatcatactagggcttattttcaggttagatattattttcggggaaatggtaCCAAagtacaaaattaaaattacataCAGTCCAGAGGGTTGCAGGGCAAAAGAAGATGGCTTCCTATTTAACCCCACAGTGAGAAACACGTCCTAGAATATAAGCTAATGGAGTTGAGAATCTCTGTAGGAATGTTCCACTGATATTTTCCTCACTTACTCCATGCAGCATGTTTCCttgcagaaaagaaagcagagcagCCTGTACAAACTGTATGTGCACTGTTCAAATGCAATGTAGTGATGTTGACCATTTATATTCTACTCAGATGAACAGGTTGCAATCCTAGTTTTCTGTGGTGCCATATAACCTTATGTCTAAATAAACATGTATTGGACTCTTCAGGAGGGGAAGGGGCTATATTAAGCTactaaaacaaaagcaacaaagaagtATAAATCCTCTTATATAGTTATGCTGCAGAGCACAGTGTagcttttggaagtgaattttccgcaagttaagaaatcatgaATTGCACATTATCAATTGCACACTGAATCATATACTGTTACTGTGCTGATAATGTCtttggtgatttcttaacttgggacaatttgcctccaaaaattatgccatttgtgcagttatgcaaaaggattttgacCAGAGAGTTCTGTCATCTCAAAGACCTACAAGTTTCATTTGGTGTAAGTTTTGGGGGGCTACAGCTCAGTACATGAGATGCTCTGATGATGTGGGCTGCAggtcatgaaagcttatgcccaaTAGAACTTGTTAGTCTCTAAGGTTCCATAAGACCCTCTGATGTACTGGATTCTTTCATGTGACTCTGCAGACTCTGCAAGGAATCACAACAAGTTTACCCTTttaaatgcaataataataatacaaaattcAACAGATATAGACTCTCATACTACAGGGATCCTTGATTCACCTCTACTGCTACAGGAGCCAAAAGGAAGAGTTTCTTGCCAAAGCTGATCTTTTCAGCAcactttttttctggaaacagGTTGAAATTAAGACCACTACTTGAAGCCATGCAATCAAACTATTACAAGTCTCTACTACAAATCAAGCTAAACTAGTGCCATAGATGTTTCATGTCTAAAGGCAACATGTtacaggtttttcttcttctgcacagAATCCCTTACCCTGCAAGATCCAGAGCTCTGACACTGCTGCTGATAGTTTCCTCTGTACTGGAATGTGAAGACAAATCCCACAGTTTATTGTTCTCTGACAGTATCTGGTTTAAATGATCTCTGGAGAAGTGAGTTCCTTGTATTCTTTGCCTATAAGCTTCTGCTTTTTCTCGAAGTTCTTTCACCTGGGTATCAAGATTTCATAAAGAGGCagggttgtttttcctttttaaaaatatttttaagaattgTTTGCCAGTTAGCAGACACAAtcaacagcacagaacaacactTCACAGACAGTGAATCAGTCATAGCACCAGTATTATTACAGAGTGATATGAATATGCTACAGGGAAATAGTGCAGATGCAGCATTTTAAGGGAAAGCATGCGTTTAAAGCAATGAAGTTGAAGCACAGTTGTCAATAAATTATTCAGCATGTACACAAAGTGCAATGGCTATGCTTAGTACTacattgcatttctcttttaagGGTCATAAACTGTATTTTTGCTGTaagcaagaaaaacagaaatgcaacCAACCTCCATATACCACATGGTATTTAGAGTGTATTGAGAACCCTAAGGAGAGGAATATAGAAacacatattatttatttgttcgtttAGTAATAGTGACACTACCTACAGTATATTTTAGTCAAAGCCTAAAACGATTCAGTTCATTCTGTTGGGATTGTTGTGTTATCCTGCCTCCTAGAGTTCAGACAACAAAAATGTAAGACAGTCTTCTTTTGTCTTGTCATATCATCCCTAAAAAGCCCTATTTGGATCATTCATTTTGAATAACCATCCTGACATTTTGCAGGATTAAGGTCTTACACATAGCCATTTTTTGTATGCCTAATGAATGCTCAAGAACAAATAATTATAACATCTTAATATCCAAAGCACTACTCTCTATAACACTCAAGCATTTAAACTGTTATTAGCATTTTAATAATCAGATAAAGCAAGGTATGATAATAGCTCTCATTTATAGGCAATAGCCTGGGCTCTTTTATTACTGCAAGCAACTTCACAAATGGTAAATTGGAATCTTAGTAACTTAAACACATTTATCAAtccaaacaagtttttaaaatgggatACTAAAAATATTATCTTTATGTAGTTCAGTGAATAAAATTACTAGTAGTTTTTATTTACAtagcaaaaaaagaaggggaaaggcaCTTGAAATTCACACAAAGCAAGGATTCCAGTTATCAGAGCATCAAAAGCACCGTGGCATTTATTCATGACTGCTTAGGATATCAATACTTCCTTGATATCTTGCCTGGTAAGGGGTGCAAGTAGAGGCTGCCCCATTCTCTCCAACAGGAGAGAATGactgtgcatgtgtataactgaaGGGCAGCACACATTTTGATAGTGACACAAAACTACACATACAAGCTGAATGTGTCTAGTAGTGAGAGATGTAAAGCAAGTAAAAAATAGGTGGCTCAACTGAGTAAAATTCACCACACAATTTCCTCTAAATACTATTCTAGATTCAATGTATCACTAGGCCTGAGCTATTGAGGAATTTGAGATCctacatattttaaatgaacagcAAAGCCAGTATAGTATTTTATATTCAAATGGGGGCTGCTTGTCAATCAGATTGGGGCAGCTGTTTCCTGAATCTCCTGTAGTTATAAGTAAGCAAAAAGACTCCCTTCCTATGAAAGGTGTACAAAGACAAGAGCTTTTCTCATTGGTCTGAAAACCTCTAGGTAATATTTCTAgttgttgttctgggttttttgggctctttggccatgttctgaaggttgttcttcctgacgtttcgccagtctctgtggccatgggcatcttcagaggagagcaacctgtgctctggtgtagttggcttgggagtgccagtcATGAATAAATATTTCTAGTTCATTTT is part of the Pogona vitticeps strain Pit_001003342236 chromosome 5, PviZW2.1, whole genome shotgun sequence genome and encodes:
- the SAXO6 gene encoding nuclear protein MDM1 isoform X3 — encoded protein: MPVRWKGLSEYKRNFKWRKPDQSRLCSPMLDQKCQWAGLRSDELGISREPKFISKRRVPYYSTQVSKSFEWNGANDLEKDTSSEFEAHQPMELHLKDRKDYVNQEKIKTPDAPRLSEKLQLDSTGSRCETAIGLEKSKQSPHKTSGHENRTLGSAGKDSEKISNGLNRVLRRRAGMNISRSSSFPRSSEYQRQFVWKTPQKLSPVIAADQFIHSSSPSIPPFKSPVIIPETEYERSFKASPPMKELKQLNCLEEGESPESEPAEISFREKNKKLEAISKMTEDPAKQTKLETKQKQKNKSSCLHRSSKKMSTEYRSNFLSPAQYIYRDGAWLRIRKNMSDQVKELREKAEAYRQRIQGTHFSRDHLNQILSENNKLWDLSSHSSTEETISSSVRALDLAGVPDKELSQDPKFLLQSELSKELQQSSTEKLGMSDAATVPAKRRLVWGESGNDEKLENQSGALREEEEEENEKKQEKEEAQELEESNKDITKDDKHRENVNHVNGNVSNSASVSSREVGRLPTPQLRALGGAQRTHHDLTTPATGGAVLVSPPKTKSLSSLQMRKDSPGKHAMANNQISKEDLKRKSNRDEGDAVSLDPLPTAELKTLDHLPLRKEQQTSPRASDIKIPSEQAPVVPGYKSAKNPAVSYWSPSCRIKGSLKDPEFQHNGNVVSPSRSWLQLPLQERNYHDEAHRVVPVTFTDEDDQLSQLSARSAASSSLASQVLERAQRRKENFWGKM
- the SAXO6 gene encoding nuclear protein MDM1 isoform X2, which codes for MPVRWKGLSEYKRNFKWRKPDQSRLCSPMLDQKCQWAGLRSDELGISREPKFISKRRVPYYSTQVSKSFEWNGANDLEKDTSSEFEAHQPMELHLKDRKDYVNQEKIKTPDAPRLSEKLQLDSTGSRCETAIGLEKSKQSPHKTSGHENRTLGSAGKDSEKISNGLNRVLRRRAGMNISRSSSFPRSSEYQRQFVWKTPQKLSPVIAADQFIHSSSPSIPPFKSPVIIPETEYERSFKASPPMKELKQLNCLEEGESPESEPAEISFREKNKKLEAISKMTEDPAKQTKLETKQKQKNKSSCLHRSSKKMSTEYRSNFLSPAQYIYRDGAWLRIRKNMSDQGSQYTLNTMWYMEVKELREKAEAYRQRIQGTHFSRDHLNQILSENNKLWDLSSHSSTEETISSSVRALDLAGVPDKELSQDPKFLLQSELSKELQQSSTEKLGMSDAATVPAKRRLVWGESGNDEKLENQSGALREEEEEENEKKQEKEEAQELEESNKDITKDDKHRENVNHVNGNVSNSASVSSREVGRLPTPQLRALGGAQRTHHDLTTPATGGAVLVSPPKTKSLSSLQMRKDSPGKHAMANNQISKEDLKRKSNRDEGDAVSLDPLPTAELKTLDHLPLRKEQQTSPRASDIKIPSEQAPVVPGYKSAKNPAVSYWSPSCRIKGSLKDPEFQHNGNVVSPSRSWLQLPLQERNYHDEDEDDQLSQLSARSAASSSLASQVLERAQRRKENFWGKM
- the SAXO6 gene encoding nuclear protein MDM1 isoform X1; its protein translation is MPVRWKGLSEYKRNFKWRKPDQSRLCSPMLDQKCQWAGLRSDELGISREPKFISKRRVPYYSTQVSKSFEWNGANDLEKDTSSEFEAHQPMELHLKDRKDYVNQEKIKTPDAPRLSEKLQLDSTGSRCETAIGLEKSKQSPHKTSGHENRTLGSAGKDSEKISNGLNRVLRRRAGMNISRSSSFPRSSEYQRQFVWKTPQKLSPVIAADQFIHSSSPSIPPFKSPVIIPETEYERSFKASPPMKELKQLNCLEEGESPESEPAEISFREKNKKLEAISKMTEDPAKQTKLETKQKQKNKSSCLHRSSKKMSTEYRSNFLSPAQYIYRDGAWLRIRKNMSDQGSQYTLNTMWYMEVKELREKAEAYRQRIQGTHFSRDHLNQILSENNKLWDLSSHSSTEETISSSVRALDLAGVPDKELSQDPKFLLQSELSKELQQSSTEKLGMSDAATVPAKRRLVWGESGNDEKLENQSGALREEEEEENEKKQEKEEAQELEESNKDITKDDKHRENVNHVNGNVSNSASVSSREVGRLPTPQLRALGGAQRTHHDLTTPATGGAVLVSPPKTKSLSSLQMRKDSPGKHAMANNQISKEDLKRKSNRDEGDAVSLDPLPTAELKTLDHLPLRKEQQTSPRASDIKIPSEQAPVVPGYKSAKNPAVSYWSPSCRIKGSLKDPEFQHNGNVVSPSRSWLQLPLQERNYHDEAHRVVPVTFTDEDDQLSQLSARSAASSSLASQVLERAQRRKENFWGKM
- the SAXO6 gene encoding nuclear protein MDM1 isoform X4; this encodes MLDQKCQWAGLRSDELGISREPKFISKRRVPYYSTQVSKSFEWNGANDLEKDTSSEFEAHQPMELHLKDRKDYVNQEKIKTPDAPRLSEKLQLDSTGSRCETAIGLEKSKQSPHKTSGHENRTLGSAGKDSEKISNGLNRVLRRRAGMNISRSSSFPRSSEYQRQFVWKTPQKLSPVIAADQFIHSSSPSIPPFKSPVIIPETEYERSFKASPPMKELKQLNCLEEGESPESEPAEISFREKNKKLEAISKMTEDPAKQTKLETKQKQKNKSSCLHRSSKKMSTEYRSNFLSPAQYIYRDGAWLRIRKNMSDQGSQYTLNTMWYMEVKELREKAEAYRQRIQGTHFSRDHLNQILSENNKLWDLSSHSSTEETISSSVRALDLAGVPDKELSQDPKFLLQSELSKELQQSSTEKLGMSDAATVPAKRRLVWGESGNDEKLENQSGALREEEEEENEKKQEKEEAQELEESNKDITKDDKHRENVNHVNGNVSNSASVSSREVGRLPTPQLRALGGAQRTHHDLTTPATGGAVLVSPPKTKSLSSLQMRKDSPGKHAMANNQISKEDLKRKSNRDEGDAVSLDPLPTAELKTLDHLPLRKEQQTSPRASDIKIPSEQAPVVPGYKSAKNPAVSYWSPSCRIKGSLKDPEFQHNGNVVSPSRSWLQLPLQERNYHDEAHRVVPVTFTDEDDQLSQLSARSAASSSLASQVLERAQRRKENFWGKM
- the SAXO6 gene encoding nuclear protein MDM1 isoform X5 yields the protein MLDQKCQWAGLRSDELGISREPKFISKRRVPYYSTQVSKSFEWNGANDLEKDTSSEFEAHQPMELHLKDRKDYVNQEKIKTPDAPRLSEKLQLDSTGSRCETAIGLEKSKQSPHKTSGHENRTLGSAGKDSEKISNGLNRVLRRRAGMNISRSSSFPRSSEYQRQFVWKTPQKLSPVIAADQFIHSSSPSIPPFKSPVIIPETEYERSFKASPPMKELKQLNCLEEGESPESEPAEISFREKNKKLEAISKMTEDPAKQTKLETKQKQKNKSSCLHRSSKKMSTEYRSNFLSPAQYIYRDGAWLRIRKNMSDQGSQYTLNTMWYMEVKELREKAEAYRQRIQGTHFSRDHLNQILSENNKLWDLSSHSSTEETISSSVRALDLAGVPDKELSQDPKFLLQSELSKELQQSSTEKLGMSDAATVPAKRRLVWGESGNDEKLENQSGALREEEEEENEKKQEKEEAQELEESNKDITKDDKHRENVNHVNGNVSNSASVSSREVGRLPTPQLRALGGAQRTHHDLTTPATGGAVLVSPPKTKSLSSLQMRKDSPGKHAMANNQISKEDLKRKSNRDEGDAVSLDPLPTAELKTLDHLPLRKEQQTSPRASDIKIPSEQAPVVPGYKSAKNPAVSYWSPSCRIKGSLKDPEFQHNGNVVSPSRSWLQLPLQERNYHDEDEDDQLSQLSARSAASSSLASQVLERAQRRKENFWGKM